From Mycteria americana isolate JAX WOST 10 ecotype Jacksonville Zoo and Gardens chromosome 4, USCA_MyAme_1.0, whole genome shotgun sequence, one genomic window encodes:
- the ANKRD37 gene encoding ankyrin repeat domain-containing protein 37, which yields MLVLDCSSESGSFSNLFEAGTGVNAPADAFGQSPAHLAACGGEAFFLLWQLQTGANLNQQDCLGEAPIHKAAKVGSLECLALLVAGDAKIDLCNNSGQTAADLALAYGFLECAKFLTTIQHTQTMKLREHSGSSLSDKCGLLREDPAAQKQECETSRSISRKRRRSDDLVS from the exons ATGTTGGTGCTGGATTGCAGCTCGGAG TCTGGTAGCTTCAGCAATCTGTTTGAGGCAGGAACCGGTGTGAACGCACCTGCAGATGCCTTTGGTCAATCTCCAGCTCACTTGGCTGCTTGTGGCGGTGaagcttttttcctactttggCAACTGCAGACAGGAGCAAATTTGAACCAACAg GATTGCCTTGGAGAAGCCCCGATTCATAAAGCAGCAAAAGTTGGGAGTTTGGAATGTCTTGCTCTCCTTGTTGCTGGCGATGCCAAAATTGA cttgtgcaaCAACAGCGGACAAACAGCAGCAGACCTGGCACTGGCTTATGGCTTTCTGGAATGTGCCAAGTTCCTCACCACAATTCAGCACACTCAGACGATGAAACTGAGAGAACACTCTGGCTCCTCACTAAGTGACAAATGTGGCTTGCTGAGAGAGgatccagcagcacagaaacaagaGTGTGAAACCAGCAGATCCAtaagcaggaagaggagaagatCAGATG ATCTTGTCTCCTAG
- the LRP2BP gene encoding LRP2-binding protein, giving the protein MKLRGERLPRACSAQPAPEGPENCSCAALFAKAEELLAKRTAGGDPLAHFLKGQLYYEEGLYDEALIQFEKIKDTDFQAMYQLGVMHYDGLGTKEDPEKGVEYMKKILDSDSPKARHLKFAAAYNLGRAYYEGCGVKQSTKEAERLWLIAADHGNPKASVKAQSTLGMLYSVSVLKDLKKAFFWHSEACGNGNLESQGALGVMYLYGQGICKNTKAALECLREAAERGNIYAQGHLVEYYYNRKFYSTAAAVAKRITENDDIDMLAKITDCLPTYVAKGVAMAAFYLARCLQLGLGVQQDQAAAKKYYSKACLLDPAVASDLELAANLGRI; this is encoded by the exons aTGAAGCTGCGCGGCGAGCGCCTGCCCCGGGCCTGCAGCGCCCAGCCCGCCCCCGAGGGGCCAG AGaactgcagctgtgctgccttatttgcaaaagcagaggagctgctggcgAAGAGAACGGCAGGTGGAGATCCTCTGGCACATTTCCTGAAAGGACAACTGTACTACGAAGAG GGGCTGTATGACGAAGCATTAATACAGTTTGAAAAAATCAAGGATACGGATTTTCAAGCAATGTATCAGCTTGGTGTAATGCATTATGATGGACTAGGCACTAAAGAAGACCCT GAAAAGGGAGTGGaatacatgaagaaaatactTGACTCTGATTCCCCAAAAGCAAGACACTTGAAGTTTGCAGCTGCGTACAATCTTGGCAGAGCGTATTATGAAGGATGTGGTGTTAAGCAGTCAACTAAAGAGGCTGAAAG GTTGTGGCTTATTGCTGCAGACCATGGGAACCCAAAAGCCAGTGTGAAGGCCCAGAGTACTTTAGGAATGCTTTACTCTGTGTCAGTTCTAAAAGATCTGAAGAAG GCCTTTTTCTGGCATTCAGAAGCATGTGGCAATGGAAATCTGGAATCACAGGGTGCACTTGGTGTTATGTATCTCTATGGACAAGGTATATGTAAAAACACTAAGGCTGCTTTGGAGTGtttgagagaagcagcagaacgTGGAAACATCTATGCTCAAGGCCATCTTGTGGAATATTATTACAACAGAAAATTTTACTCAACAGCTGCTGCAGTTGCCAAAAG GATTACAGAAAATGACGACATCGATATGCTAGCAAAGATAACTGATTGTCTTCCTACATATGTAGCCAAGGGGGTCGCTATGGCTGCTTTCTACTTGGCTAGATGCCTCCAGCTTGGCCTAGGTGTACAGCAAGATCAAGCTGCTGCTAAAAAATACTATTCTAAG gcatGCCTTCTGGATCCTGCTGTTGCTTCTGACCTTGAACTGGCAGCTAATCTTGGGAGAATCTAG